Below is a window of Picosynechococcus sp. PCC 7002 DNA.
AAATAAACATGACCATAAGAAGTTTTTACTTTAACCCCTTGGCAGGTTGTAACAAAAATTCATATAATCGGAGGCGAACGCAATAATAAGTATTTTTTCCTAGTCCTATGGATAGCTTGCAAATCCCGTGGCTCACTACGGCGATCGCCTTTCCGCTTTTGGCCGCCCTTGTCATTCCCCTCATCCCCGACAAAGAAGGTAAAACCATCCGCTGGTATACCCTAGGCGTTGCCCTCACCGATTTTGCCCTTTTAGTCACTGCTTTTTGGCAAAACTACGATCTCGGTCGCACAGAATTTCAACTCACTGAAAATTTTGCATGGATTCCCCAATTGGGGTTGAACTGGTCCCTAGGCGTTGACGGTTTGTCAATGCCTTTAATTATTTTGGCGACCCTGATCACTACCTTAGCGACCCTCGCGGCCTGGAACGTCACCAAGAAGCCGAAACTCTTTGCTGGCCTCATCCTCGTGATGCTGAGTGCGCAAATCGGTGTTTTTGCCGTCCAGGATTTGCTGCTGTTCTTCATTATGTGGGAATTAGAGCTAGTTCCTGTGTATCTGCTCATTTCCATTTGGGGCGGAAAAAAACGCCTCTATGCGGCCACTAAATTTATTCTCTACACGGCCCTAGGTTCTGTTTTCATCCTCGCGTCTACCTTAGCCCTTGCTTTCTATGGCGGTGACGTGACCTTTGATATGCAAGCCCTGGGATTAAAGGATTATCCGCTGGCGTTAGAATTACTGGCCTATGCTGGATTTCTCATTGGCTTTGGCGTTAAATTGCCTATTTTCCCGCTCCACACTTGGCTACCGGATGCCCATAGTGAAGCGTCTGCGCCGGTCTCCATGATCCTTGCTGGTGTGCTCTTAAAAATGGGTGGCTATGGTTTGATTCGGTTAAACATGGAAATGTTGCCGGATGCCCATATTCGTTTTGCTCCCCTGCTGATTGTTCTAGGGATTGTCAACATTGTCTATGGGGCGCTGACCGCCTTTGGACAGACCAACTTAAAGCGACGTTTGGCTTCGTCTTCTATCTCCCACATGGGTTTTGTCCTCGTTGGGATTGCTTCATTCACCGATTTGGGAATGAATGGTGCCGTGTTACAGATGTTGTCCCATGGTTTCATTGCGGCGGCCCTGTTCTTCCTGTCTGGGGTCACCTATGAACGCACCCATACTTTAATGATGGATGAAATGAGCGGTATTGCGCGGTTGATGCCCAAAACCTTTGCGATGTTTACGGCGGCGGCGATGGCGTCTTTGGCACTGCCAGGGATGAGTGGTTTCGTCAGTGAACTGACTGTCTTCCTCGGTTTAAGCAATAGTGATGCCTATAGCTATGGCTTTAAGGCGATCGCCATTTTCTTAACGGCGGTTGGGGTGATTTTAACGCCCATTTACCTGCTTTCAATGCTGCGGGAAGTATTCTACGGCAAAGGCTCCCAGGCTCCACTCAGCCTTGCGGCGGGGGAAGATGCCAAACCGAGAGAAATCTTTGTGGCAGTTTGTTTGCTGGCCCCGATTATTGCCATCGGCCTTTATCCAAAACTGGCAACGACTACCTATGATCTCAAAACCGTTGAGGTCGCCTCGAAGGTACGGGCCGCTTTACCGTTGTATGCAGAGCAACTCCCCCAAAATGGCGATCGCCAAGCGCAAATGGGTTTAAGCTCGCAAATGCCGGCCCTGATTGCTCCTCGTTTTTAGCAATTATTGGATGCTTTCCATTGATAAGCTCCTTGGGTTAGCACCATAAATTTAGGAAAATAATCTGAAACGGATGGGCTCTAAGTAGCCCATTTTTTGTCCGAATAAATGCTGCTCAGACTACATATTCTCTAGAGCCATTTAATCTGCCAAAATTTCTGGTCTGCCGTGCGCTGTTCCTTTTCTGTGAGCCAAGCGGGCATCGGACGATAGGTGCCAAAAAGCCGATCCCACCAATCAACACCGATCCCAAAATTATGGTGCCACTGATTGTATTTATGGTGAACGTAATGGACGGGCATCGGTAGCCAAAAACATTTAATCGGGTTGTCATGTTGCAATTGGTGGGCGAAGGCAGCAAAGGCCGCGTAGATAAAACAGCCCAGAAACCAACTGATTCCCAGGGTCAGAGAATGGAGAAAAAAAGGCAACATCACAACATTAATCCCGAAAACATAGTTGCGAAACTCCCAAAGAAAACCCTGGCCAGTACCGCCAACATGATGTTGGGCATGGCCTTGGCCCAGTTTAGGAAAAATTCGCTTCAGGGGATGCTTGGGGGAAACATGGAAAATTCGGTGAATCCAATATTCCAGAAAACTACCGAAGATAAAGGCCAGGCTGAAGATGAGTAAAGGCAACAAAATTTCCATAGGTCACACTTGCAGTTCACGCAAAACTTCAATAGAGTAAACAGGCTATGTTGGCTACAACCCTTGCGGTTCGCCATGATTGGGCCAGGAAACATTTGTGAACTTTTGTATTATAGTTGTCCCGGCAAACCTTTGGGTCTCAACAGTGAAGGCCGTAATTTTTTTTCCGTCACGAATCAATG
It encodes the following:
- a CDS encoding NAD(P)H-quinone oxidoreductase subunit 4; translation: MDSLQIPWLTTAIAFPLLAALVIPLIPDKEGKTIRWYTLGVALTDFALLVTAFWQNYDLGRTEFQLTENFAWIPQLGLNWSLGVDGLSMPLIILATLITTLATLAAWNVTKKPKLFAGLILVMLSAQIGVFAVQDLLLFFIMWELELVPVYLLISIWGGKKRLYAATKFILYTALGSVFILASTLALAFYGGDVTFDMQALGLKDYPLALELLAYAGFLIGFGVKLPIFPLHTWLPDAHSEASAPVSMILAGVLLKMGGYGLIRLNMEMLPDAHIRFAPLLIVLGIVNIVYGALTAFGQTNLKRRLASSSISHMGFVLVGIASFTDLGMNGAVLQMLSHGFIAAALFFLSGVTYERTHTLMMDEMSGIARLMPKTFAMFTAAAMASLALPGMSGFVSELTVFLGLSNSDAYSYGFKAIAIFLTAVGVILTPIYLLSMLREVFYGKGSQAPLSLAAGEDAKPREIFVAVCLLAPIIAIGLYPKLATTTYDLKTVEVASKVRAALPLYAEQLPQNGDRQAQMGLSSQMPALIAPRF
- a CDS encoding sterol desaturase family protein; the encoded protein is MEILLPLLIFSLAFIFGSFLEYWIHRIFHVSPKHPLKRIFPKLGQGHAQHHVGGTGQGFLWEFRNYVFGINVVMLPFFLHSLTLGISWFLGCFIYAAFAAFAHQLQHDNPIKCFWLPMPVHYVHHKYNQWHHNFGIGVDWWDRLFGTYRPMPAWLTEKEQRTADQKFWQIKWL